The sequence tctcacagcaaTCCTACCTGCTGTTTCCTATTGTTGTCTTCACAGATGAAGCAATTGAAGCAGAAAGCTTCAGCAAGTTGTTCAAGGTCATGCTGTTGGTCAATGACAACCAGACTAGGGATTGAGGGCATAGAGATTTGTGGCCTAGGAATAGTAAACTGTGGGTTAACATTCCATTGCTGACTTGAACAGATATTCATACaccaattttcatagcagcactattcaccatagccaaaaggtggaaacaatccaagcgTCTatgaactgatgaatggatagcaaaatgtggcatacacacatacgatgggatattattcagccatgaaaaggaacataATTTTGATATAAGCTACCacacggatggaccttgaaaacattatgcttagtgaaataagccagacaccgaaggacaaatactatatgattccacttacatgaggtgcgtagaataggcaaattcactgAGACAAAGTAGGACTgaggttgccaggagctgggaggaggagatCGTGGAGGAGATCATTAGTTTATTGGGTAGAGTTTTTGTTGGGGATGATAAAAAAGTTTTGGGTATAGATAggggtgatggttatacaacattgtgaatgtatttaatgtcactgaattgtacacttacacATGGTTAAAGTGATAAATATTATGTAATGTATATTTtagcacaattaaaaaaaaaagatttcagtggGGAGCTACTTCTGGGTgattacaacaacaaaaaagctgttGTAGAAGTAAGTTGCTGAATTTGGAGGTAAAGATGGTTTTAgttgaggaaggaagggagaggccaGGAGCTGAATGGGTCATCCAGCAGGAGCCCCGTGTCCTGACATTTATCTATCCTCAGGGGGCAGCGCCTGTGCCATCAGCAGGCCCGATGCATTGAATACATGAAGGGTGCAAACCAGACTGGAATGATTCACTTCCACCCCTTCTCCAAACTCCCCGAGGTACAGATGCTGATTTTCGTGACCTTCCTGATTACGTACCTGGTCAGCATCAGCGGCAACCTCTCCATTTCTCTCATCATCTGGATTGACCGTTCTCTCCACACCCCCGTGTACTTCCTCCTGGCCAACTTGGCAGCTCCGGAGATGTGCTACTCTTCCACCGTTGCCCCTCTGACTCTGACAAGCACCCTGTCCATGGAGAAAACCCTCATCTCCCTGCGTGGCTGCGGTGCCCAGATGTCCTTCTTCATATTCCTGGGCAGCGCTGACTGCATTCTGCTGGCCGTCATGGCCTATGACAGGTTCGTGGCCATCTGCCACCCTTTGTGTTACAGCCTCGTGATGAGCTGGTGATTTTGTGCCCGACTGGCCCTGGGCTCTCTGGTGTTGGGGTTCATCTTGGCCGTGCAGCTGACTGTGCTCATCTTCCAACTCCCCTTCTGGAGGAGCAAAGAAATCAGTGTGTTCTATTGTGATGTCCTTCCTGTTATGAGATTGGCCTGTGCAGATACCCGGGTCCACGAGGCCACCGTTTGTGGTTGGTGTCACTGTCCTCACCACCCCCTTCCTGCTTATCGCCCTGTCCTATGTCTTCATCGTGGCTGCCATCCTGAAGATCCGCTCTGTGGAGGGGAGGCACAAGGCCTTCTCAACCTGCTGCTCCCACCTGACTATGGTTCTGCTCCAGTATGGAGGTGCGAGCCTCATCTACCTGTGCCCCAGCTCCCGCTCCTCTCCCGAGAGGGGCCAGGTAGTGTCTGTGGTTTACACATTCAGCACCCCTATGCTGAACCCCTTGATCTGCAGCATGAGGAGCAGAGAGCTTAAGGATGCTTTGAAGAGAGCATTGATGAGGTTCCTGTCATCCTAAACACAACAAACACCCCGGATGTTCCTCTGTAACACTGCTGAGTAGAGACAAATGGGTATGCTCTCTGAAAGATGGGAGACAGGGGCTAAGAGGTCATTGGTTTCACACTGTTACTTCTTCCTggttatattatttttgaaaagtcatttcccttttctcattcttagactcctcatctctaaaatagggatTAAAATGCCCACAAGACCTAAATTCTGGGATAGTTATGATGATCGGAAGATATATTAAGTGGAAATACTTTGTGacttctatttattattattattattttgccgcAGGGCACGTGGGGTCTTATTTCCCCAATcaaggattgaacctgcgccccctgcagtggaagcatggagtcttaatcgctggaccaccagggaagtccctactttgtGACTTTTAGAGGGAGATGTAGCAGTGTACGTCATTATCACTATCCTCAGCATCAAGTGAAAAGTCTGTGCTCGGCTTTGGACTTCTCTCCAGATGTAGTTCTCAGGTTCTTAGCATTGCACATATGGGCAGCGGCAGAGCTAAGAATAAGAGGCAAATCAAACCAGGACCATCCCAGTCATGATTCCCGTTATGTAAATGCTGAGTCTGTGCCGCTTTGAATTATTTATCTTTCATCCTAAATTATCTTCCAGGGAAAAGTGATAGGGAAAGCACTAGAGATTTAAAGTTTTGTTAGTTTCTCTTTATTTAACTTTATACCTGGAGCTAATCTGTCTCCATCTCAATCTCTGACTCTATTAGTCTGCTTCCAAATCCCTCTGCCTTTGTCCATTTGTTCTTCTCTCGTTCTCGCtctcttgcacacacacacacacgcacacacatacacacacacatacacatacacacacatttatctcaTATTCTCCCTTTTTGCCTACCCCTAGTTGAtatggtctgaatatttgtgttccttccaaattcacatgttgaactACTAATGCCCAGTGTAATGACATTAAAAgacggggcctttgggaggtgcttaggtcatgagggtagagtcctcacgaatgggattagtactcttataaaagagaccccttAGAGCTCCCTAGCTTCTTccgccatgtgaggatacagtgagaagtctGTGACCTGGAAAAGGGCCTCTACCCAACCATGCTGGTACCCTAATCTTAGACTCCTAGCATCcgaaattgtgagaaataaattgctCTTGTTTataaagccacccagtctgtggcattgtGTTACAGCAGCCCAGATGGACTAAGACTAGTGGATGTATTATGCTAAGTACGCATAATATGGAAAAATTGCCTTGTTCACTAAGCCCCTCGGTGTAGAAAAGAGGTAGTGTCGGTTCAAATCTGGATTCAGGTAAAACAGAGCTAATTCTGTGAAGTCAAACACTGACTGGCTACACTGAGGAGGTGAAAGAACTCATTCATGCGGTTCCAAGCAGTCTGAGTAGGATGATAATCATCCTGACGATGATCATTTGTCTCAAGGCAACGGCAGCGGAACATAGACGCTTTCCTATCTTTGTGGAAGGCAGACGAAGCTCATTCATCCTTCTACCTGTTGATTACTGagggatttatttattcaacaacatTGAAAGAGACAGTAAGCGATGATTTGTTGAACTCTACTGTGTACCGTGCTCCCACCTGTGGTAGGTGGAACAGGAAATGGAAAGGTAAGTCAGAGGCAGCTCCTGCCTGGAAGGAAGTTAAAAGTCTAGCAgtatgggcttccccggtggcgcagtggtggagagtccgcctgccgatgcaggggacgcgggttcgcgccccggtccgggagggtcccacgtgccgcggagaggctgggcccgtgagccatggccgctgagcctgcgcgtccggagcctgtgctccacagtgggagaggccacaacggtgggaggcccgcgtaccgaaaaaaaaaaaaaaaaacaaaacacaacaacaacagtCTAGCAGTATATGAGAACATACACCACGATTACACCAAGGGCCAAGTGATACAATGCTATGAGCCACCAAAGGAGGGTCAGTGAAGGGAATCCAGGTTAGTTTGATGGGGAAGGTGGCACATGAGCCGCACCATGCCAGGTCTTCAGGTCTGCATGTACGCAGAGGGTCAGGAAGGGCATTTCTGGAGGAGGGAACTGTGAGGGCACAAAAACAAGGGAATCAGCTACGTAGGGAAACAACCTTTGTTTCCCTACCTGGAAAAGCATAACACGTGTgccatgacatttttcttttatttttttctgacgtGTATCACAGGCCTACAGGGCAGAAACCATGACCGGAAGTCATACTACATGAAGCTGAAATGTCACCTTACTCTTTTGAAAGACGAGAACCCAACAGGATCTTCTTTGGTTCACTTACAGAGGCTTTGCAGCTCCTCCTGTGTTCGACTGCAGTATTCTACTAGGTCAGTGTTATTATCTGTAGGACACCAATCCTATTGAATAATAGGTGTTTGGGGGAAATAAACATTTTACGGTCCAACAAATGTGAAGAATACTGTGCTGATCAAAGTAAAACCAGTGGTTTTACTGCAGGTTTATTCAGTGCCTGTACTGGGCAAACGTGCAGTCATGACTCTCCAAGATGAGGGATGCCATGTTGCATGTTTTCTAAATTGTCAGCACCAAACTCTTTTAGTCCTTGGAATCtcttaggaaatattttatcGTGTTGAATCTACTTTGGAAAATGCTGCCATGCCTAAGGCTGACTGGATAAAAAGAGGGCGATTTCACTAGTGATTGAAATATTCCAGGCACTTTTCAATTCCCCACGCTCTTTGAGAAAACACTGTAGTTATGAGTTAGCAGGCTTCCTTTCCAGTGATTGAATAAGGGAATTAATGATTGCCATATATCAACCCATTTATCATCATCATAACCCATGAAATGCGTGTTATTATTATCTCAAGAATTAATGATTGCCATATATTTACCCATTTATCATCATCATAACCCATGAAATGCGTGTTATTATTATCTCTGCTTAcatgtaaggaaactgagacacagggaggctaagtaacttgttcaaggtcacacagccagtaaacaTAAAACTGAGATTTGACCTAGGCAGCGTGGTCACCAAAGCCTGGGCACAAAACCACTCTCCCAACATGCTATGACTGTCCAATAAGAGCTTGGGAAAATCGCTTCATTTTCCTGACAATTCAGTGGCAtaataaaatggggacaatactATCTACTCTGTCTCCCCGAGTTCTTGTGAGATCTccaaggaaaaaaacccccaaactgtaaaaggataataaaagatGCAGCATGGTTATTCAAACATCGACATGGAGAAATACACTAGatggctcatttttttaaataccaaaagtTTAAAGACATACGTGTTCAATTCCTTTCACCTAAGGTTTCCCTATGTTTATCCTGTTACTCTTGATAGGTGTTTCACAGGTGTTGTAAGAAACAAGCCTGTCTTCTGCAGCTCAGAAGTAAAAGCAGGCTTCTCTGCATGAGGCTTTCTCTCTTGAGTCTTCCCACTTACCTTAGCAGGCTCCTCGGAGAACTATGTGCTTAAGGGCTCCAGGGATTGAGGAGTTTgtataaacacaaaaacaaatgaatatggtgcaaattatttatattgttaaatCATAGGCATAGGTAAGTGGTATAGGGAGATTCGTGTTAGGAAAACATCTGAACAACATGATATAAAACATCTTTATAAACAaagcacattatttttaaaaaatttattttagggcttccctggtggcacagtggttgagggtccacctgccgatgcaggggacacgggttcgtgccccggtctgggaagatcccacatgcagcggagcggctgggccggtgagccatggccgctgagcctgcgcgtctggagcctgtgctccacagtgggagaggccacaacggtgggaggcccgcgtacggcaaaaaaaaaaaaaaaaaaaaagttattttattgaagtatagttgatttgaaATGTGGTATTAATTTCtaatgtatagcaaagtgattcagttatatatatatatacatccttcatgttcttttccattatggtttattacaggatgttgaatatagttccttgtggtatacagtaggaccttgttatttatccattctatatataatattttccatcTGCTAATTCCGAACTCCCActtcatcccttccccacccccaccccccctcgcccttggcaaccacaaatctgtcctctatgtctttaaaatacattgttttaaacACACAGTTCAGTGACACAGGGAGTTGCAAATCCATTTAGTTTTAAGATCCAGGAAGGATCTTCTTTCCTCcttagggagaggagaggagaatccctagggagtgtgtgtgtgtgtatgtgtagtcACACACTACATAATAATAGTAGTCAACTATTCTTTGATTTATCCTCCAAATAATTGCAGTGCACCTACCTCACAGTAACCCTGGAAGGTGAATAATATAATACCTGGTCGTTGCTCTCAACAGATATGTGAGCAGCGAGGTATAAGACAACCCAGGGTTTGCTTTTAAAATAGATCCGAACAAGTACTGTTTGGGGCGGGAGGGCAGAGGACCAAGGAGACCACCTGAGTGAACTGGAGAAGGCCTCGGTCTTGAAGGAGGAGTAGAGATTTGTCAGACATGAAATGGAAAAAGGACAAGTCAGGCAGAGATGGGTGGGAAATCCTGGGCATATTAGATGCAGAGAAGAGGTGCGTGTTTGAGAAGGCTGAAGGTGGGGCTGTGTGTGTCAGGGAGTGACAGTACCTTGGCCTGGGGCCAGACTGCACAAGGGCTTGAACACCATTCTAAGAAGAGTCTGGACTGCCTAATCTTGTAATAAGGAGCCACTGATGAATTTTAATCCGAAGAAAGACATAATGGAGCCATATGACAAGAagattcatttaattaatttggtAAACCCTAACTGAGTGCCTAGAGTGACGTTttgggggctgaggctggggtcTGGGTTCGCGTTAGTGAAAAGGAGAGACAAGGCTGCTGACCTCGCGGAGCTCATGGAAGGTACAGGAGGTAGACCAGGTTACACAGTGTGGTAGGGCTATAATGAAGTCCAGGCTGTCAGGGAAGCATGTTTGAGGGATACTTAATCCTAGAATAGGTCAGAGTTGTCCAGTTCAGATACAGGGGAGAAGAGAGCTCTAAGGTGGAAGAGCATAACTCCGGCATGAACTTGGGATTTGAATTGTGTTCTAGGCAGCTGCTGAGATGGCTCCCCGTCTTCATCCCCTTGTGTAATCTCCTGgccttgagtgtgggctgaacCTAGTGCTTCTCTTTTAATCGATACGGTATGGCAAAAGTGATGTCACAGCcgagattaggttacaaaaacACTTgggcctttctctctctttctctatcccTCCCACCTGCTTGGGCCGATGGAAttcagctgccatgttgtgagctgccCTATGAAGAGGCCCACGGGGTGAAGTACAGCCCTTGAAGAACTGAATCCTGCTGGCAACCATGTGAGGGACTTTGGAAGCAGATCCTCTCCCAGTCAAGCCATGAGATGAGACGCAGCCTCCAGCCAACAACTTAATTGCAGTCTTGAGGCAGAGGCACCCAGCTAAACTTCACCTGGATTCCTGAATCACAGAAACCAGAGGGTAATGTTGTTTCAAGCTGTTTTAGGGCAATTTGTTAtgtggcaatagataactaacacaAACTGTAAGGGGGTGAAAACTACAAGTCAGAAAGTGTATTCTCCATCCTCCCTGCGGTGGGGAAGAATTGCTGTGGGGAACAGAAAGGACCTTCTCCTTCAATTTTCCAGCTCCTTTATCTCTTTCTATTGAACACCACACCCTGGGGACACTGCCTCCAGGTACAATAGCCAGAAAGTGGTCTCACCTGTTCCTCAGCAGGCCCTGAGGGTCAAGGTGGGGTAAGGCTCAGTGCTCTTCTCCAGTGGGAAAGAAACAGGcttagagggaagagagagagagggaagcagagcccCAAACCCCAGGATcctctttttggtttgtttgtaaaGGTGAAATTAAGTGTTGGCTGACTTATCTATAGCCAAAATGCAAACACTTGATTTAATCTTGCTATATTTGTTTAGTGGGGAAACAGCTATACACTAGACATGGTGGGAAACCAAGTACCCTGgtagagcagaaaaataaaaatacatcagaGAGGAGGGGATCCTACTAAGCCTGGAACCTTAAGTCACTGTCTGTCTACGTGGAGACCCTACAGTCCACTTGGGCTCAATGTCAGAGTCTTCCTCACCAGCCCATGGCCTCTCCTCACCCAGGTCCCTTGTCCCTCAGTAACTTGACTTTCTTCAGTTTATTTTACACAACTAGCTGCTGCAATCCAGACTTCTGCCTGTCGTGGAagagcaaatattaatagaaaatgaacaaaatagggTTCATACCTaataggagtttttaaaaaaaggcttgaAGCCTGTGACAACTCCCTTCGAATAGAATGTCATAAGAAGAGAACTCTGCTGATGCTTCCCTTCCCGGGTTCCTGGACTCCGCGTGCAGTTAAGAGCGCTCTTCATGCTGTTTTCAATGTGTAAAAAGGTTAAGGAAAATCAAATGGTCATTTCTGTTATGGCCACATAGGCTAAccaaaaggtcttttttttttttttttttttcccttcatggAAACATCCTCTCCTAGGAaaccaaatttcttttttgtttcctagttttattgagatataaattgacatataacattgcattagtttaaggtgtgcaacataatgattttttaaaaaattttattcgtgtatagttgatttataatgtgttcgtttcaggtgtacagcaaagtaattcagttatacatatacatatgcccattccttttcagattcttttcccatataggttaccACTGaa is a genomic window of Physeter macrocephalus isolate SW-GA chromosome 16, ASM283717v5, whole genome shotgun sequence containing:
- the LOC102973428 gene encoding olfactory receptor 10V1-like; this encodes MKGANQTGMIHFHPFSKLPEVQMLIFVTFLITYLVSISGNLSISLIIWIDRSLHTPVYFLLANLAAPEMCYSSTVAPLTLTSTLSMEKTLISLRGCGAQMSFFIFLGSADCILLAVMAYDRARGVLFPQSRIEPAPPAVEAWSLNRWTTREVPTL